The Hymenobacter oligotrophus genome has a window encoding:
- a CDS encoding peptidase domain-containing ABC transporter: MSFPFYQQLDAMDCGPTCLRMISRHYGRTYSVQTLRTRCGVNREGASLLGLSEAAESIGFRSMGVHITFEQLATQAPLPCVVHWRNNHFVVVHRISGRRNPFTGQQRRTVHVADPGKALIAYEEAEFLRGWSEGLPAGEGIALLLEPTQDFYAEEGEGIPVVGFGRMFQYLGTYRWLLVQVLVGLLVGSLLQVILPFLTQSVVDVGIRTQNLSFITLVLAAQVMLFIGQTVVEFVRSWLLLYISARVNLAILSDFFVKLMRLPLAFFDVKMYGDIVQRINDHHRIESFLTGTSLNVLFSLLNLVVFGAVLAYYHGLVFALFATGTGLYIAWVFLFMHQRRKLDLRRFDLGTQNQNALVQLIQGMPDVKLAGAETQKRWEWERLQARQFKLEMRGLRLNQYQQSGLIFINQGKNILITFIAAQAVVAGELTLGAMLAMQYILGQLNGPVEQLIHFVQAMQDARLSLERLNEIHTIPDEEPADGPARLPLPAEKSLQLRGVSFQYPGTSEPVLRDLNLRIEQGKTTAIVGSSGSGKTSLVKLLLKFYPPGAGELRVGGVPLELVSNKHWRRSCGTVLQDGFIFSDTIARNIAVGEEVIDEGRLRQAVAIANIQEFIDALPLGFATVIGAEGNGLSQGQRQRLLIARAVYKDPEFIFFDEATNALDSNNESTIVRNLEQHFKGRTMVVVAHRLSTVRNADHIVVLEQGRIVEQGTHYELLYQEGVYHDLVRKQISVDK, encoded by the coding sequence ATGAGTTTCCCGTTTTACCAGCAGCTGGACGCGATGGACTGCGGCCCCACCTGCCTGCGCATGATTTCCCGGCATTACGGGCGCACGTACTCGGTGCAGACCCTGCGCACGCGCTGCGGGGTAAACCGCGAAGGCGCTTCGCTGCTGGGCCTAAGCGAGGCGGCGGAGTCCATCGGCTTTCGCTCTATGGGCGTGCACATCACCTTTGAGCAGCTGGCCACCCAGGCCCCGCTGCCCTGCGTGGTGCACTGGCGCAACAACCACTTCGTGGTGGTGCACCGCATCAGCGGCCGGCGCAACCCCTTTACGGGCCAGCAACGCCGCACCGTGCACGTGGCCGATCCGGGCAAGGCCCTGATTGCCTACGAAGAAGCGGAATTCCTGCGGGGCTGGTCGGAGGGCCTGCCCGCCGGCGAGGGCATCGCCCTGCTGCTGGAACCCACCCAGGATTTTTACGCGGAGGAGGGGGAAGGCATTCCCGTGGTGGGCTTCGGCCGCATGTTTCAGTACCTGGGCACTTACCGCTGGCTGCTGGTACAGGTGCTGGTGGGCCTGCTGGTCGGCAGCCTGCTGCAAGTGATTTTGCCCTTCCTGACCCAATCGGTGGTGGACGTGGGCATCCGCACCCAGAACCTGAGCTTTATCACCCTGGTGCTGGCCGCGCAGGTTATGCTCTTTATCGGGCAAACCGTCGTGGAGTTTGTGCGCAGCTGGCTGCTGCTCTACATCAGCGCGCGGGTGAACCTGGCCATCCTGTCCGACTTTTTCGTGAAGCTCATGCGCCTGCCGCTGGCTTTCTTCGACGTGAAGATGTACGGGGACATTGTGCAGCGCATCAACGACCACCACCGCATCGAGAGCTTTCTGACCGGCACGAGCCTGAACGTGCTGTTTTCCCTGCTCAACCTGGTCGTGTTCGGGGCCGTGCTGGCGTATTACCACGGGTTGGTGTTCGCGCTGTTTGCCACCGGCACCGGCCTGTACATCGCCTGGGTGTTTCTGTTTATGCACCAGCGGCGCAAGCTGGATTTGCGCCGCTTTGACTTGGGCACCCAAAACCAAAATGCCCTAGTGCAGCTGATTCAGGGCATGCCCGACGTGAAGCTGGCCGGCGCCGAAACCCAAAAGCGCTGGGAATGGGAACGCCTGCAGGCCCGGCAGTTCAAGCTGGAAATGCGGGGGCTGCGCCTAAACCAGTACCAGCAATCCGGGCTGATCTTTATCAACCAGGGCAAAAACATTCTCATCACGTTTATTGCCGCGCAGGCCGTGGTAGCCGGGGAGCTCACGCTGGGCGCCATGCTGGCCATGCAATACATCCTGGGCCAGCTCAACGGGCCGGTGGAACAGCTGATTCATTTCGTGCAGGCCATGCAGGACGCGCGCCTGAGCCTGGAGCGCCTCAACGAGATCCACACGATTCCCGACGAGGAGCCCGCCGACGGCCCGGCGCGCCTGCCGCTGCCCGCCGAAAAAAGCCTGCAGCTGCGGGGCGTCAGCTTCCAGTACCCGGGCACCAGCGAACCGGTGCTGCGCGACCTGAACCTGCGCATCGAGCAGGGCAAAACCACGGCCATCGTGGGCAGCAGCGGCAGCGGCAAAACCAGTCTGGTCAAGCTGCTGCTTAAATTCTACCCGCCCGGCGCGGGCGAGCTGCGCGTGGGGGGAGTTCCGCTTGAACTCGTCAGCAACAAGCACTGGCGGCGGTCCTGCGGGACGGTGCTGCAGGACGGGTTTATTTTTTCCGACACCATTGCCCGCAACATCGCCGTGGGCGAGGAAGTCATCGACGAAGGCCGGCTGCGCCAGGCGGTGGCCATCGCCAACATCCAGGAGTTTATCGACGCCTTGCCCCTGGGTTTTGCCACGGTAATCGGCGCCGAGGGCAACGGCTTAAGCCAGGGGCAGCGCCAGCGCCTGCTGATTGCCCGCGCCGTCTACAAGGACCCGGAGTTTATTTTCTTTGACGAAGCCACCAACGCGCTGGATTCCAACAACGAAAGCACCATCGTCCGCAACCTCGAGCAGCACTTCAAGGGCCGGACCATGGTGGTCGTCGCGCACCGGCTGAGCACCGTGCGCAACGCCGACCACATCGTGGTGCTCGAGCAGGGCCGCATCGTGGAGCAAGGCACGCACTACGAGCTGCTCTACCAGGAAGGCGTTTACCACGACCTAGTGCGCAAGCAAATCTCCGTGGACAAATAA
- a CDS encoding DUF6734 family protein: MKIVQTYWSVPSRGTEEENGRFKGGWLAEKYHLMSIALSCLRIRKYYPRVQLVTDNHGKALLIDALQLPYTEVDLSLNQFEQYPQALWAIPKIHAYGLQQEPFLHVDNDVFIWEAFPAHVSQAPLTAQNLETNTIVYREALEYIFAELPHVPDYFDRADAAGEAGNHLGTHVVAINAGVFGGTDTAFIRYYCEQALRCVALNLPEIAAGGKAGSLNLIFEQYLFYKLTQQQQRRVDTLFDQVGPGFYVELFEIDKVPFLRKYVHMLGSSKQAPTACEQVEFRLKHEFPAYYERVMAYLQNIPGYVDEPLDALVPPFALPASGRDVRPRAAVAGGPFARTLRFLAPRWELPADSTRAQVEAAVAEASPLLDLAQADQLRTLFRFECLGSDLLGGEPYSTEAKFRKIRRSYQALDHLDTEGVLAHPLLASPHIRVLPSRWSLTELNAADAQQPAAAREGNRYFLLVELTGESLVEQELDAWPRMLYYFQDEPITGNELLEQLCANTNVLQHNSREVLKTSVLEFLTMNLVYDGYLEFAPSGEVSAAQL; encoded by the coding sequence ATGAAGATTGTACAGACGTATTGGTCCGTTCCCTCCCGCGGAACGGAAGAAGAAAACGGCCGCTTTAAAGGCGGCTGGCTGGCGGAGAAATACCACCTGATGAGCATCGCCCTGAGCTGCCTGCGCATACGCAAGTACTACCCGCGCGTGCAGCTCGTAACCGATAACCACGGCAAGGCCCTGCTCATCGACGCCCTACAGCTGCCTTACACGGAAGTGGATTTAAGCTTAAACCAGTTTGAGCAATACCCCCAGGCGCTGTGGGCCATCCCCAAGATTCACGCCTACGGGCTCCAGCAGGAGCCTTTCCTGCACGTGGACAACGACGTGTTTATCTGGGAGGCCTTTCCCGCGCACGTAAGCCAGGCGCCGCTGACGGCCCAAAACCTGGAAACCAATACGATTGTGTACCGGGAGGCGCTGGAATACATTTTTGCGGAACTGCCCCACGTCCCGGACTATTTTGACCGCGCCGACGCCGCGGGGGAAGCCGGTAATCACCTGGGCACGCACGTGGTGGCCATTAACGCGGGGGTGTTCGGCGGCACGGACACGGCATTTATTCGTTACTACTGCGAGCAGGCGCTGCGCTGCGTAGCCCTGAACCTGCCGGAAATTGCCGCCGGGGGCAAAGCCGGTTCCCTGAACCTGATCTTTGAACAGTACCTATTCTACAAGCTCACCCAGCAGCAGCAACGGCGCGTCGATACCTTGTTCGACCAGGTCGGGCCGGGCTTCTACGTGGAGCTGTTTGAGATTGACAAGGTGCCGTTTCTGCGCAAGTACGTGCACATGCTCGGGTCCAGCAAGCAGGCGCCCACGGCCTGCGAGCAGGTAGAGTTCCGGCTCAAGCACGAGTTTCCCGCCTACTACGAGCGGGTCATGGCTTACCTGCAGAACATACCTGGCTATGTGGACGAGCCCCTGGACGCGCTCGTTCCGCCCTTTGCCTTGCCCGCCTCGGGGCGGGACGTGCGCCCGCGCGCGGCCGTGGCCGGCGGACCGTTTGCGCGCACGCTGCGTTTTCTGGCACCCCGCTGGGAGCTGCCTGCGGACAGCACCCGGGCCCAGGTGGAAGCGGCGGTGGCGGAGGCCAGCCCGCTGCTGGACCTGGCGCAGGCCGACCAGCTGCGCACGCTGTTCCGCTTTGAGTGTTTAGGGTCCGACTTGCTGGGGGGCGAGCCGTACTCGACGGAGGCGAAGTTTCGCAAGATCCGGCGCTCCTACCAGGCCCTAGACCACCTGGACACGGAAGGGGTGCTAGCGCACCCGCTGCTGGCCAGCCCGCACATCCGGGTGCTGCCTTCGCGTTGGAGCCTAACGGAGCTAAACGCGGCCGATGCGCAGCAGCCGGCGGCGGCCCGAGAGGGCAACCGGTACTTTCTGCTTGTCGAGCTCACGGGCGAGTCTCTGGTGGAGCAGGAGCTGGACGCCTGGCCGCGGATGTTGTACTACTTCCAGGACGAGCCCATCACCGGCAACGAACTGCTCGAGCAGCTCTGCGCCAACACCAACGTGCTGCAGCACAACTCAAGGGAAGTGCTCAAAACCAGCGTGCTCGAATTCCTGACCATGAACCTGGTTTACGACGGCTACCTGGAGTTTGCGCCCAGCGGGGAAGTAAGCGCGGCGCAGCTATGA
- a CDS encoding HlyD family secretion protein — MPTYLDSPGAGTSDYRSEEAQDIFSRRPPAILRWSNTAFLLILLLLLALSWFVHYPDLVQAPFRLTTVDAPKPVNSRLTARVTSLRVREGQAVQAGELLGCLESTARPNDVLALGRDLQQLRAAVLHGQPLPLASFTAQRERQLGELQPVYQTFQQSVQQHAAFLTNGFYPRKQRLIAGELQDLQQLSGVLAAQLRIEQQDLQLAESTFAAQRRLFEERVIPAAELQQEQSRLLAKQMPVEQTRIALLNNQNAQSGKRRELLELEKVFAEQQDLFLQQLTTLESAVREWRSRFLLLAPTSGRVHFAAFLEENQSVTAGQELFYVAREGMQAFGVVQVPQYNLGKVKVGQRVWVSVSGYPAGEYGRLPGRVAFVAALPNKDGTYQTRIQLSQGLRTNYGRALAYKAGLRGSVDIVTGDTRLLERLLYSFRRNLAR, encoded by the coding sequence ATGCCTACCTACCTTGATTCTCCCGGCGCCGGCACTTCGGACTACCGCTCCGAGGAAGCCCAGGACATCTTCAGCCGCCGTCCCCCGGCCATTCTGCGGTGGAGCAATACCGCCTTTCTGCTTATTCTGCTGCTGCTGCTGGCCCTGAGCTGGTTTGTTCACTACCCCGACCTGGTGCAAGCCCCGTTCCGCCTCACGACGGTGGACGCACCCAAGCCGGTTAACAGCCGGCTGACGGCCCGCGTGACGTCACTGCGGGTGCGGGAAGGGCAAGCAGTCCAAGCCGGCGAGCTGCTGGGCTGCCTGGAAAGCACCGCCCGCCCAAACGACGTGCTCGCCCTCGGCCGGGACCTCCAGCAGCTCCGGGCGGCCGTGCTGCACGGCCAACCGCTGCCCCTGGCTTCTTTTACGGCGCAGCGGGAGCGGCAGCTCGGCGAGCTGCAGCCGGTCTACCAGACCTTTCAGCAGAGCGTGCAGCAGCACGCCGCCTTTCTGACCAACGGGTTTTACCCGCGCAAGCAGCGGTTGATTGCCGGGGAGTTGCAGGACCTGCAGCAGCTCTCGGGGGTGCTGGCCGCGCAGCTGCGCATCGAGCAGCAGGATTTGCAGCTGGCGGAAAGCACGTTTGCCGCCCAGCGCCGCCTGTTTGAGGAGCGGGTCATTCCCGCCGCCGAGCTGCAGCAGGAGCAAAGCCGGCTGCTGGCCAAGCAGATGCCCGTTGAGCAAACCCGAATCGCTTTGCTTAACAACCAGAACGCGCAGTCGGGCAAGCGCCGCGAGCTGCTGGAGCTGGAGAAGGTCTTTGCTGAGCAGCAGGACTTGTTTTTGCAGCAGCTCACGACCCTGGAAAGCGCGGTGCGGGAGTGGCGCAGCCGCTTTCTGCTGCTGGCTCCCACCAGCGGGCGAGTGCACTTTGCGGCCTTTCTGGAGGAAAACCAATCCGTCACGGCCGGGCAGGAGCTGTTTTACGTAGCCCGCGAGGGGATGCAGGCGTTCGGCGTGGTGCAGGTGCCGCAATACAACCTGGGCAAAGTAAAAGTGGGCCAGCGGGTTTGGGTAAGCGTAAGCGGCTACCCAGCCGGGGAGTACGGGCGCCTGCCGGGACGGGTGGCCTTTGTTGCCGCGCTGCCCAACAAAGACGGCACCTACCAAACCAGGATCCAGCTTTCGCAGGGCCTGCGCACCAACTACGGCCGCGCCTTGGCTTACAAAGCCGGCTTGCGCGGCTCGGTGGACATTGTTACGGGCGATACCCGCCTGCTGGAACGACTTCTTTATAGCTTTCGCCGCAACTTGGCCCGCTAA